One Sphaerisporangium krabiense DNA segment encodes these proteins:
- a CDS encoding A/G-specific adenine glycosylase has protein sequence MAIGLHQPILDWYAANARDLPWRRPEASPWAVLVSEIMLQQTPVVRVLPIWAEWMARWPTPAALAAEPPGEAVRHWGRLGYPRRALNLHACARAITTDHGGEVPSAYEELRRLPGIGDYTAAAVASFAFGRSHAVLDTNVRRVLARAVRGEEYPPTATTAAERRLAESLIPAVDAPRWAVAVMELGALVCTARAPRCADCPVAARCAWRLAGRPAYQGPERRGQTYTGTDRQCRGRLLAVLRDAHGPVPKAALDAVWDDAVQRERALDGLVTDGLAEPLPDDTYRLPA, from the coding sequence GTGGCCATCGGACTGCATCAGCCCATCCTCGACTGGTACGCGGCGAACGCGCGCGATCTCCCGTGGCGGCGGCCCGAGGCGAGCCCCTGGGCCGTCCTGGTCAGCGAGATCATGCTGCAGCAGACGCCCGTCGTCAGGGTCCTCCCGATCTGGGCGGAGTGGATGGCGCGCTGGCCCACGCCCGCCGCGCTCGCGGCCGAGCCGCCCGGCGAGGCCGTGCGCCACTGGGGGCGCCTCGGATACCCGCGGCGCGCCCTGAACCTGCACGCCTGCGCCCGCGCGATCACCACCGACCACGGCGGCGAGGTGCCCTCGGCGTACGAGGAGCTTCGCCGGCTGCCCGGCATCGGCGACTACACCGCCGCCGCGGTGGCGAGCTTCGCGTTCGGGCGCAGCCACGCGGTGCTGGACACCAACGTGCGACGGGTGCTGGCGCGGGCCGTACGCGGCGAGGAGTACCCGCCCACGGCGACCACCGCCGCCGAGCGCCGGCTGGCCGAGTCGCTGATCCCGGCCGTGGACGCCCCCCGGTGGGCCGTCGCCGTCATGGAGCTCGGCGCGCTGGTCTGCACGGCCCGCGCCCCGCGCTGCGCCGACTGCCCCGTGGCGGCGCGCTGCGCCTGGCGCCTCGCGGGCCGGCCGGCCTACCAGGGCCCGGAGCGGCGGGGACAGACCTACACCGGGACGGACCGCCAGTGCCGCGGCCGCCTGCTGGCGGTGCTCAGAGACGCCCACGGCCCCGTGCCGAAGGCCGCGCTCGACGCCGTCTGGGACGACGCCGTCCAACGCGAACGGGCCCTGGACGGCCTGGTCACCGACGGCCTGGCCGAACCGCTCCCCGACGACACCTACCGCCTGCCGGCCTGA